The Pseudomonadota bacterium genome window below encodes:
- a CDS encoding class I SAM-dependent methyltransferase — protein MVKTVAAKLSSPAAERNRKPIAGVLAQVLPASGRVLEIASGSGQHVAYFGQRFPAIEWQPSDIDPAAMASVEARRLETGLGNIRVPLRLDVTDPCWPRSALRAATGALDAIYCANMIHIAPWASCEGLFRGAQLLLSPGQGRLVLYGPFAFRGKFTAESNLSFDRYLRSQDPAWGVRDLAEVERCGGALGLVREHLFPMPANNHVVVFVRRNARPVCDPERLAR, from the coding sequence TTGGTCAAGACCGTGGCCGCGAAACTGAGCTCACCCGCAGCGGAACGCAATCGCAAGCCGATAGCCGGTGTGCTCGCACAGGTGCTGCCGGCCTCGGGGCGGGTGCTCGAGATCGCGAGTGGATCGGGCCAGCACGTGGCGTACTTTGGGCAACGCTTCCCTGCAATCGAGTGGCAGCCCAGCGACATCGACCCGGCGGCGATGGCAAGCGTCGAGGCAAGGCGCCTCGAAACGGGGCTAGGCAATATCCGCGTTCCGCTGCGTTTGGACGTGACCGATCCGTGCTGGCCTCGTTCGGCCCTTCGTGCGGCGACCGGCGCTTTGGACGCCATCTACTGTGCGAACATGATCCATATCGCGCCATGGGCGTCTTGCGAGGGGCTTTTTCGGGGCGCGCAACTGCTATTGAGCCCCGGGCAAGGAAGGCTCGTGCTCTACGGTCCCTTCGCCTTCCGGGGAAAGTTCACGGCTGAGAGCAACCTGAGCTTCGATCGCTACCTGCGTTCTCAGGACCCTGCCTGGGGTGTGCGTGACCTTGCGGAGGTGGAGCGATGCGGTGGCGCGCTCGGGCTCGTGCGCGAGCATTTGTTTCCGATGCCTGCGAACAACCATGTGGTGGTGTTCGTGCGGCGCAATGCGCGTCCGGTTTGCGATCCGGAACGATTGGCGCGATGA
- a CDS encoding peroxiredoxin, with the protein MSIRLGDTAPDFTAQSTEGTIRFHEWLGDSWGVLFSHPKDFTPVCTTELGRVAKLKQEFSRRNVKVIGLSVDSVADHDKWASDIEETQGAALNFPLLGDPDRKISTLYDMIHPNADDTLTVRSVFIIGPDKKVKLTITYPASTGRNFDEVLRVIDSLQLTADYSVATPVDWTDGQDVIVVPALSNEAAKDKFPKGFRAVKPYLRITPQPNK; encoded by the coding sequence ATGTCAATCCGTTTGGGAGACACAGCACCGGACTTCACAGCCCAGAGCACCGAGGGGACCATTCGGTTTCACGAGTGGCTGGGAGACAGCTGGGGAGTCCTATTCTCGCACCCCAAGGACTTCACGCCGGTATGCACGACCGAGCTGGGTCGGGTTGCCAAGCTGAAGCAGGAGTTTTCGAGGCGGAACGTCAAGGTCATTGGCCTGAGCGTGGATTCGGTAGCCGACCACGACAAGTGGGCGTCAGACATCGAGGAGACACAGGGTGCCGCCTTGAATTTCCCTCTTCTCGGCGACCCGGACCGTAAGATCTCGACCCTGTACGACATGATCCACCCGAATGCCGACGACACCCTGACGGTGCGCTCGGTGTTCATTATTGGTCCCGACAAGAAAGTGAAGCTGACCATTACCTATCCCGCCAGCACCGGTCGCAATTTCGACGAAGTGCTGCGGGTTATTGATTCGCTGCAGCTCACGGCCGACTACAGCGTCGCAACCCCCGTGGATTGGACGGACGGACAGGACGTCATCGTCGTACCGGCGCTGAGCAACGAGGCCGCGAAGGACAAGTTCCCGAAAGGCTTTCGGGCGGTCAAACCGTATCTGCGCATAACGCCGCAGCCGAACAAGTAG
- a CDS encoding DUF4920 domain-containing protein — MVGEPNCLLVRRCARVLLGCWLVACGCGSESSPRASRQLGSWSARQAAEPGRERLASGAPEVFGRAISQRPGVSLGALLADPRGYAGRVVTLAGTVRRVCQRRGCWLELAEEHDQRLPGCRVTFKDYAFFVPTDSAGSRARVEAEVAVRHVTREQVAHLEGEGAQFSRKLPDGSAEEVQLIASGVELWRRR; from the coding sequence GTGGTCGGCGAGCCGAATTGCCTGCTGGTGCGGCGCTGCGCGCGGGTGTTGCTGGGTTGCTGGCTCGTCGCATGCGGCTGCGGATCCGAGTCGTCGCCAAGGGCGTCCCGCCAGCTTGGGTCGTGGTCGGCCCGGCAGGCTGCAGAGCCGGGTCGAGAGCGCCTCGCCAGCGGCGCGCCCGAGGTCTTTGGCAGGGCCATTTCGCAGCGGCCCGGCGTGTCGCTCGGCGCGTTGTTGGCGGACCCTCGCGGCTACGCGGGTCGGGTCGTCACGCTGGCCGGGACAGTGCGGCGTGTCTGCCAGCGGCGTGGCTGCTGGCTCGAACTGGCCGAGGAACATGACCAGCGCCTTCCGGGCTGTCGCGTTACATTCAAGGATTACGCCTTCTTTGTGCCGACCGATTCGGCCGGTTCCCGGGCTCGAGTCGAGGCAGAGGTGGCGGTTCGACATGTCACCAGGGAGCAGGTGGCCCATTTGGAGGGTGAAGGAGCCCAATTTTCGCGCAAGCTGCCGGACGGCAGCGCGGAGGAGGTCCAACTGATCGCGTCCGGTGTCGAGCTCTGGCGCCGGCGCTAG
- a CDS encoding peptidylprolyl isomerase → MASKPIELLTGSHSILLETSAGAIKLSIDADAAPKAATNFVLHSRNGYYDGLTFHRVIDDFMIQGGDPEGSGRGGRSVFGRPFEDEQNSFAMERGVIAMANSGPNTNGSQFFIIQSRRGAPHLRGKHTAFGRVTEGMEVVDAIATVQTGPGDCPLVPVTFTPREL, encoded by the coding sequence ATGGCCTCCAAACCCATCGAGCTGCTCACCGGTAGCCACTCGATTCTGCTGGAAACCTCCGCGGGCGCGATCAAGCTCAGCATCGATGCCGACGCCGCACCCAAGGCGGCCACCAATTTCGTGCTCCACAGTCGCAACGGCTACTACGACGGCTTGACGTTCCACCGCGTCATTGATGACTTCATGATCCAGGGGGGTGATCCGGAGGGAAGCGGCCGTGGAGGCCGCAGTGTGTTCGGCCGGCCGTTCGAGGACGAGCAAAACAGCTTCGCCATGGAACGCGGGGTCATCGCTATGGCCAACAGCGGGCCCAACACCAACGGCAGCCAGTTTTTCATCATCCAGTCGCGCAGGGGGGCGCCACATCTCAGGGGCAAGCACACGGCCTTCGGTCGCGTAACCGAGGGGATGGAGGTGGTTGACGCGATCGCGACCGTGCAGACGGGTCCGGGCGATTGTCCCCTGGTTCCGGTCACGTTCACGCCTCGGGAGCTGTGA
- a CDS encoding serine hydrolase family protein gives MRINGRIVRHLLRDVRQALGERLDWSFIDAPNPATGPPLGQVGRLWPREPYFEWWNALEQPDGSVSYRGVEATLVHMRRVLAEQGPFDVLVGYSQGAALAAVLTALAEGAHRSGSGVPSPTWRLVLLFNSGPPPRDRKLERLFEGAPLRTRSVHVHGGPGDPGYEEQKRMVDLWSADTRQVYEHGQGHVPPSLRASPGIMAALSAAVVRAL, from the coding sequence ATGCGCATCAACGGCAGGATCGTTCGGCATCTGCTGCGCGATGTTCGCCAGGCTCTTGGCGAGCGTCTCGACTGGTCTTTTATCGATGCACCGAACCCGGCCACAGGCCCGCCCCTGGGCCAAGTCGGCCGCCTGTGGCCCCGCGAGCCCTACTTCGAATGGTGGAACGCCCTCGAGCAGCCCGATGGAAGTGTCAGCTACCGGGGGGTGGAGGCGACACTGGTCCATATGAGACGGGTCTTGGCCGAACAAGGACCCTTCGATGTGCTGGTAGGCTACTCGCAAGGCGCAGCGCTGGCCGCTGTGCTGACTGCGCTGGCGGAAGGCGCTCACCGATCGGGGTCCGGTGTGCCCAGCCCGACTTGGCGGCTTGTCCTGCTATTCAACAGCGGCCCACCTCCGCGTGACCGCAAGCTGGAGCGTCTGTTCGAAGGCGCCCCACTGCGGACGCGCTCGGTTCACGTTCACGGGGGCCCCGGCGATCCCGGCTACGAAGAGCAAAAGCGCATGGTCGACCTGTGGTCCGCGGACACCCGTCAGGTCTACGAGCATGGGCAGGGACACGTACCACCCAGCCTGCGTGCCAGTCCCGGCATCATGGCAGCGCTAAGTGCTGCGGTAGTGCGGGCGTTGTAG
- a CDS encoding sigma-70 family RNA polymerase sigma factor has product MKGTWLASRMPAAHVESRASQELHLDTLYSQNAEFVWKSLARLGVRDADLPDMLQEVFVVAFRRRSSFDGSCKPSSWLFGICLRIASGYRRRAYNQRERAQHGTWPEQQSPEGDPERALEARQARKQLQRVLDAMPAAKRALFVMFEIDAMSCDQIAAILNVPVGTVYSRLHNARACFTRCLKRERVRGQRRRRP; this is encoded by the coding sequence ATGAAAGGAACCTGGCTTGCCTCCAGGATGCCAGCCGCACACGTGGAATCACGGGCGAGCCAGGAACTGCACCTCGACACACTCTACTCCCAGAATGCGGAATTCGTCTGGAAGTCACTGGCACGACTCGGCGTACGCGATGCTGACCTGCCCGACATGCTGCAGGAGGTTTTTGTCGTCGCATTCCGCAGGCGCAGCAGCTTTGACGGCTCATGCAAGCCGAGCTCGTGGTTGTTTGGGATCTGCCTCAGGATCGCGTCGGGCTACCGCCGCCGGGCGTACAACCAGCGCGAGCGAGCCCAGCACGGGACGTGGCCGGAGCAGCAGAGCCCCGAAGGGGACCCCGAGCGCGCGCTCGAGGCCCGTCAGGCCCGCAAGCAGCTGCAGCGCGTACTCGATGCGATGCCGGCTGCAAAGCGCGCGCTGTTCGTCATGTTCGAAATCGATGCCATGAGCTGCGACCAAATCGCAGCGATCTTGAACGTCCCCGTGGGCACCGTGTACTCGCGCCTCCACAACGCGCGCGCGTGCTTCACCCGCTGCCTGAAGCGCGAACGTGTCCGGGGGCAGCGGCGGAGGCGGCCGTGA
- a CDS encoding Hsp20/alpha crystallin family protein gives MLTRWDPFAELSRLQDQLFRGYGSDERPGFVPRVDISEDKNAIRLRAELPGMKAEDVKVHVEQNLLTLSGERTFEKDDKAETFHRIERSYGSFSRSFALPETVDTDRIEASYRHGVLQLTIAKKAQAQPRTVAVKAVP, from the coding sequence ATGCTGACTCGTTGGGATCCTTTTGCTGAACTGTCGCGTCTTCAAGACCAGCTCTTTCGCGGCTACGGTTCGGATGAGAGGCCAGGCTTTGTGCCGCGTGTAGACATCAGCGAAGACAAGAACGCCATCCGCTTGCGCGCCGAGCTTCCTGGCATGAAGGCGGAGGACGTCAAGGTTCATGTCGAGCAGAACCTGCTCACCCTGAGCGGAGAGCGTACGTTCGAAAAGGACGACAAGGCCGAGACGTTCCACCGTATCGAGCGCTCCTACGGCTCGTTCTCGCGTTCGTTCGCCTTGCCTGAGACGGTTGACACGGACCGCATCGAGGCGAGCTACCGCCACGGAGTGCTGCAGCTGACCATCGCCAAGAAGGCTCAAGCGCAACCTCGAACGGTCGCGGTCAAGGCCGTCCCGTAG
- a CDS encoding DUF177 domain-containing protein, with protein sequence MPRFVFQLKDIHEAGRNYLYTLDRSWLTEALSDCPLEVDREGAPGQVQLRLQRDGADVLVTGSVRATLRAECSRCLGPAPLNVDAAVGALLTARGPAFRPEPDELELTPEELDRSFYTGSTIVLDGLIREQLILELPMQPLCSQDCPGIAVPDRLRPPPGVFGEPCEVDPRLAPLKALGAKADDKE encoded by the coding sequence ATGCCCAGGTTCGTCTTCCAGCTGAAGGACATCCACGAAGCGGGGCGCAACTACTTGTATACGCTCGATCGGAGTTGGCTAACGGAGGCGCTGAGCGACTGCCCGCTCGAGGTGGATCGCGAGGGGGCGCCGGGACAGGTGCAGCTGCGCCTGCAACGCGACGGTGCGGATGTGCTGGTGACCGGGAGCGTGCGCGCGACCCTGCGGGCCGAATGCAGTCGCTGTCTTGGACCCGCACCCCTGAACGTGGACGCGGCCGTTGGCGCATTGCTGACCGCTCGTGGCCCGGCCTTCCGACCCGAGCCCGACGAGCTCGAGCTGACGCCCGAGGAGCTGGATCGTTCCTTCTACACCGGCTCGACGATCGTCCTCGACGGCTTGATCCGGGAGCAGTTGATCCTCGAGCTTCCGATGCAGCCCCTATGTTCGCAGGACTGTCCAGGGATTGCCGTACCTGACCGGCTGCGGCCCCCGCCGGGGGTCTTCGGCGAGCCCTGCGAAGTCGATCCTCGCCTTGCACCGCTCAAAGCACTCGGTGCCAAGGCCGACGATAAGGAGTAA
- the rpmF gene encoding 50S ribosomal protein L32, whose protein sequence is MAVPKRRTSRAKRAMRRANHDRVLAASLIPCPNCGDVMLPHRVCPACGHYKGRQVVQVAEQEDS, encoded by the coding sequence GTGGCCGTCCCCAAACGACGAACCTCCCGCGCCAAGCGCGCCATGCGGCGTGCAAACCATGACCGGGTGCTTGCCGCCAGCCTGATTCCTTGCCCCAACTGCGGTGATGTCATGCTACCTCACCGCGTGTGCCCGGCTTGCGGGCACTACAAAGGACGCCAGGTGGTGCAGGTTGCCGAACAGGAAGATAGTTAG
- a CDS encoding ketoacyl-ACP synthase III produces the protein MPGSAREPCTHILGTGHYLPAKVLTNRDLERLVDTSDAWIVERTGIRQRRVAADAEASSDMATAAALRALAAAEMSAERLDMIIVATITPDMPLPATAVFVQQNIGARSSCPAFDIAAACAGFIYALSVADSFVRAGQARYVLVVGVELLSRVLNWDDRTTCVLFGDGAGAVVVGPAAGEGSGILSTHLYSDGSLAHSLCIPGGGSRTPVSVEMIDKGLHHVHMTGRDIFKYAVRSLVDSARTAMEANGMQPSQVHWVVPHQANIRILDAVANRCGIPKERFCINIDRVGNTSSASIPIALDEGVRAGTIERGQHLLFCGLGGGLAWGSAMMRW, from the coding sequence GTGCCTGGCAGCGCCCGCGAACCCTGCACGCACATCCTTGGGACAGGTCACTACCTGCCCGCCAAGGTGCTGACCAATCGTGACCTGGAGCGTCTTGTCGATACGTCGGATGCCTGGATCGTGGAGCGCACCGGGATTCGCCAGCGCAGGGTGGCGGCGGATGCGGAGGCGTCGAGCGATATGGCCACCGCGGCCGCGCTTCGGGCGCTGGCCGCGGCCGAGATGAGCGCGGAAAGGCTGGACATGATCATCGTGGCCACCATTACGCCCGACATGCCTTTGCCTGCGACGGCGGTCTTCGTCCAGCAGAACATAGGGGCCCGAAGCAGCTGTCCGGCGTTTGACATCGCGGCCGCCTGCGCGGGTTTCATCTACGCCCTCAGCGTGGCCGATAGCTTCGTAAGGGCGGGGCAGGCACGCTACGTGCTGGTCGTGGGGGTCGAGCTGCTTTCTCGAGTCCTCAACTGGGATGATCGCACGACGTGTGTGCTGTTTGGCGACGGGGCCGGTGCGGTCGTCGTAGGGCCTGCCGCTGGCGAGGGCAGCGGCATCTTGTCGACACACCTGTACTCGGATGGATCCCTGGCCCACTCGCTCTGCATCCCCGGTGGGGGCTCTCGAACGCCGGTCAGTGTCGAGATGATCGACAAGGGTCTGCACCACGTGCATATGACGGGGCGGGACATCTTCAAGTACGCAGTCCGCAGCCTTGTGGACTCGGCGCGAACGGCCATGGAGGCAAACGGCATGCAGCCGAGCCAGGTACATTGGGTGGTTCCCCACCAGGCAAATATCCGCATCCTCGACGCCGTGGCTAACCGCTGCGGGATCCCGAAGGAGCGCTTCTGTATCAATATCGACCGCGTGGGCAACACCTCCAGCGCATCGATACCGATCGCGCTGGACGAGGGAGTGCGGGCTGGGACCATCGAGCGCGGGCAGCACCTGCTGTTCTGCGGCCTCGGCGGAGGGTTGGCTTGGGGTAGCGCCATGATGCGCTGGTGA
- a CDS encoding 3-oxoacyl-ACP reductase FabG yields the protein MFSLDGKVAWVTGASRGIGRAICVSLARAGAYVVVNYPGSSEEPAASETLRMVQDAGGRGEPQLFDVSDPEQVERAFAEGSGRLGRLDVLVNNAGIARDQLLLRVGGEDLERTWAVNVNGAIYCAKAAIRPMIRARRGRIINLSSVVAESGNPGQVAYSASKAAVIGLTKTLAREYASRGVTVNAVAPGFIDTDMTAGLPEDYRTRLVEQTPAGRMGNPQEVAAAVLYLSSEEAAFVTGQVIRVNGGMYM from the coding sequence ATGTTCAGTCTAGACGGCAAGGTCGCTTGGGTGACCGGGGCTTCTCGCGGCATCGGTCGAGCCATTTGTGTCAGCTTGGCGCGAGCCGGCGCGTACGTGGTGGTCAACTATCCCGGGTCCTCCGAGGAGCCGGCAGCCAGCGAGACGCTGCGCATGGTGCAGGATGCGGGGGGTCGGGGGGAGCCACAGCTGTTCGACGTATCCGATCCAGAGCAAGTCGAGCGTGCGTTTGCCGAGGGCAGCGGCAGGCTGGGCCGGCTCGACGTTCTGGTCAACAACGCCGGGATCGCGCGAGACCAGCTGCTGCTTCGTGTCGGCGGCGAGGACCTCGAGCGAACCTGGGCGGTAAACGTAAACGGTGCAATATACTGCGCGAAAGCGGCAATTCGGCCTATGATTCGGGCCCGGCGCGGGCGCATCATCAACCTTTCCAGTGTGGTCGCGGAGTCTGGCAATCCTGGACAAGTCGCGTACTCGGCCTCAAAAGCAGCCGTAATCGGCTTGACTAAGACGCTCGCTCGGGAGTACGCCTCGCGCGGCGTTACGGTCAACGCCGTGGCTCCCGGGTTTATCGACACGGACATGACTGCTGGACTCCCGGAAGATTACAGGACGCGTCTTGTGGAGCAGACGCCGGCAGGTCGCATGGGCAATCCACAGGAGGTCGCCGCCGCGGTGCTCTATCTGAGCAGCGAGGAGGCGGCCTTTGTGACGGGACAGGTCATCCGCGTGAACGGCGGAATGTACATGTAG
- a CDS encoding acyl carrier protein, with product MSIAEKVKEIISQQLDVDLAETKDDAQFIEDLGADSLAIVELVLAFEEQFEIDIPDEDTEKIRTVGDAVSYIEAHASAG from the coding sequence ATGAGCATCGCGGAAAAGGTCAAAGAAATCATCTCGCAGCAGCTCGATGTCGATCTGGCAGAAACCAAGGACGATGCGCAGTTCATCGAAGACCTTGGGGCAGACTCGCTGGCGATCGTAGAGCTTGTGCTGGCTTTCGAGGAGCAGTTCGAGATCGACATCCCGGACGAGGACACCGAGAAGATCCGCACCGTGGGTGACGCTGTCAGCTACATAGAGGCTCACGCCAGCGCGGGATAG
- the fabF gene encoding beta-ketoacyl-ACP synthase II, whose product MRRVVVTGLGVVSPCGLDTESTWRAVVAGQSGIGPITRFDASGFASRIAGECAGFAAERYFEKKRVREGDRFIHLAVAAAQMLMDSSGFEPTEQEKDRVGTFVGVGLCGLELIERMASVLAQRGPRKITPYFIPATIANLSAGQVSIRWGFRGPSFTTTSACSSGGHAIGEAFRWIQRGDIDAAIAGGAESTITGLGVGGFTAMRALSRRNDQPAEASRPFDRDRDGFVIAEGAGLVLLEERDSAMRRRATIHAELAGYGATADAYHITQPAPEGAGAQRAMRAALADARVNTAEVDHVNAHATSTPEGDLNELRAIRQVFGDHAASGGLLISGTKSMTGHLLGAAGGLETVLTALSVERGIAPPTINLDTPDQGCEGLDLVAHQPREATIRVALSNSFGFGGTNVSLVLRRHD is encoded by the coding sequence ATGCGCAGAGTAGTCGTCACGGGACTGGGGGTAGTCAGTCCCTGCGGACTCGATACCGAGAGCACCTGGCGTGCGGTCGTGGCGGGCCAGAGCGGCATCGGTCCTATCACGCGTTTCGACGCCTCCGGCTTTGCCTCCCGCATCGCTGGAGAATGCGCTGGCTTTGCTGCCGAGAGGTACTTCGAGAAGAAGAGGGTTCGTGAGGGCGACCGGTTCATCCACCTGGCTGTTGCCGCTGCGCAGATGCTCATGGACAGCTCGGGCTTCGAGCCCACGGAGCAGGAGAAGGATCGCGTCGGTACGTTCGTCGGGGTCGGATTGTGCGGGCTCGAGCTGATCGAGCGCATGGCAAGCGTGCTGGCGCAGCGCGGTCCTCGCAAGATCACACCCTATTTCATTCCGGCCACGATCGCGAATCTGTCGGCGGGCCAGGTCTCGATACGCTGGGGCTTCCGTGGTCCCAGCTTCACCACGACCAGTGCCTGCTCCTCCGGCGGGCACGCCATCGGCGAGGCATTTCGCTGGATCCAGCGCGGGGACATCGACGCGGCTATTGCAGGAGGGGCAGAGTCGACCATCACGGGGCTGGGCGTGGGCGGCTTCACAGCCATGCGGGCCCTGTCGAGGCGCAACGACCAGCCGGCCGAAGCCAGCCGTCCGTTCGATCGGGACCGCGACGGCTTCGTCATCGCCGAAGGGGCGGGCCTGGTGCTGCTGGAGGAGCGCGACTCCGCCATGCGCCGCAGAGCCACGATCCATGCCGAGTTGGCGGGCTACGGGGCGACCGCCGACGCGTACCACATCACGCAACCGGCTCCCGAAGGGGCGGGTGCCCAACGCGCGATGCGGGCGGCGCTCGCGGACGCGCGCGTGAACACCGCCGAGGTCGACCACGTCAACGCGCACGCCACATCGACCCCAGAAGGGGATCTGAACGAGCTCCGGGCCATTCGCCAGGTGTTCGGCGACCATGCGGCATCCGGCGGGTTGTTGATTTCGGGCACCAAGTCCATGACAGGGCATCTGCTGGGAGCGGCGGGCGGGCTCGAGACGGTGCTGACCGCCCTGTCGGTCGAGCGGGGAATCGCCCCACCCACAATCAACCTGGATACACCCGACCAAGGCTGTGAGGGGCTCGACCTGGTAGCGCACCAGCCCAGGGAAGCGACGATTCGCGTGGCACTTTCGAACTCGTTCGGCTTCGGCGGCACGAATGTGAGTCTGGTGCTCAGGCGCCACGACTGA